A DNA window from Streptomyces roseifaciens contains the following coding sequences:
- a CDS encoding DegT/DnrJ/EryC1/StrS family aminotransferase yields the protein MINLFQPQVGDAELAAVAEVFDSKWLGHGPRTKAFEAAFAERLGVAPEHVLFVNSGTAGLFLALEVLDLAEGDEVVIPSMSFLAAANAIVSTGATPVFCDVDPRTMNPTWEHIEAAVTPRTKAVVVLHYGGCPGDVVEIAERCRERGLALVEDSACSVDSRVDGRAAGSFGDLAMWSFDAAKVLVTGDGGMLYVRDAERAQRARRLAYHGLVQATGLAYAKVSHRWWELEVPEVGRRVIGNDLTAAIGLVQLGRLPEFTGRRKEIVALYDRELAGVEGVRTPPPLPAGHESSHYFYWVQMDARIRDQVASDLLAADIYTTFRYAPLHKVPTYKSGAELPGTEQASGETLCLPIHPGLADADVLTVVAELRKAIETRTRDLAPAAG from the coding sequence ATGATCAATCTCTTCCAGCCGCAGGTCGGTGACGCGGAACTCGCCGCCGTGGCCGAGGTGTTCGACAGCAAGTGGCTCGGGCACGGGCCGCGCACGAAGGCCTTCGAGGCGGCGTTCGCCGAGCGCCTCGGGGTCGCCCCGGAGCACGTCCTGTTCGTCAACTCCGGTACGGCCGGGCTGTTCCTGGCGCTCGAGGTCCTCGACCTGGCCGAGGGCGACGAGGTCGTCATCCCGTCCATGAGCTTCCTCGCGGCCGCCAACGCCATCGTCTCCACCGGCGCGACGCCCGTCTTCTGCGACGTCGACCCGCGGACGATGAACCCCACCTGGGAGCACATCGAGGCCGCGGTCACGCCGCGCACCAAGGCGGTCGTGGTGCTGCACTACGGCGGCTGCCCGGGCGACGTCGTGGAGATCGCCGAGCGCTGCCGGGAGCGGGGCCTCGCCCTGGTCGAGGACTCGGCCTGCTCGGTGGACTCCCGCGTGGACGGGCGTGCCGCCGGCTCCTTCGGCGACCTGGCCATGTGGAGCTTCGACGCCGCGAAGGTGCTGGTCACGGGCGACGGCGGGATGCTCTACGTACGGGACGCCGAGCGCGCGCAGCGGGCCCGCCGGCTCGCGTACCACGGGCTCGTGCAGGCCACCGGCCTCGCCTACGCGAAGGTCTCGCACCGCTGGTGGGAGCTGGAGGTCCCCGAGGTGGGCCGGCGCGTCATCGGCAACGACCTGACGGCCGCGATCGGCCTGGTGCAGCTCGGGCGGCTGCCGGAGTTCACCGGCCGGCGCAAGGAGATCGTCGCCCTGTACGACCGCGAACTCGCCGGTGTCGAGGGCGTGCGGACGCCTCCGCCGCTGCCGGCCGGGCACGAGTCCTCGCACTACTTCTACTGGGTGCAGATGGACGCGCGGATCCGCGACCAGGTCGCCTCCGACCTGCTGGCCGCCGACATCTACACGACCTTCCGCTACGCGCCGCTGCACAAGGTGCCCACCTACAAGTCCGGCGCCGAGCTGCCGGGCACCGAGCAGGCGTCCGGCGAGACCCTGTGCCTGCCGATCCACCCGGGGCTCGCCGACGCGGACGTGCTCACCGTGGTGGCGGAGCTGCGCAAGGCGATCGAGACGCGCACCCGGGACCTGGCCCCGGCCGCGGGCTGA
- a CDS encoding DUF6365 family protein: protein MRLLFMSPLSKTLHETTIGLDLADQLKDAGVVSHFVIDEFNEDQLKTAGYAYTVITPAMGGRVREEVGRVVGEFRPDAIVLSDYLAHWLTHLVSYETDPWYVEDFGVPVIPIDLHDLTNITRELEVLGKTVVADGNILDMPVHLHPVPMGRPEARAGGQGLPYRANRGIAPLTDAERAEVRRSLGLGGAERLLMFPTLPWQETMQTRAGPRTRELAVRVPRLIGHYLRQLPDDTHFVVAGPYLDGLGLPPERVHVESSYTAQRYHALVGASDAVMSAFVPSYALERAVLADVPGLFAVNTHDMAEAAGDGGRAGAPDGLSPAVRAWLADFPGAVPAFHMWPLSWNKVMGPLLVDNPFADTAVRAELFDERAVVEGLTGILHDPLVRGRLAEARAAYRDGIDRLPETAEVFATAAQRVGLTL from the coding sequence ATGCGACTGCTGTTCATGTCCCCGCTGTCCAAGACCCTGCACGAGACGACCATCGGGCTCGACCTCGCGGACCAGCTCAAGGACGCCGGCGTCGTCAGTCACTTCGTGATCGACGAGTTCAACGAGGACCAGCTCAAGACCGCCGGATACGCGTACACCGTGATCACGCCCGCCATGGGCGGCCGGGTCCGCGAGGAGGTCGGGCGCGTCGTCGGGGAGTTCCGGCCGGACGCGATCGTCCTCAGCGACTACCTGGCGCACTGGCTGACCCACCTCGTCAGCTACGAGACCGACCCCTGGTACGTCGAGGACTTCGGCGTCCCGGTGATCCCCATCGACCTGCACGACCTGACGAACATCACGCGGGAGCTGGAGGTGCTGGGGAAGACCGTCGTCGCCGACGGCAACATCCTGGACATGCCCGTGCACCTGCACCCCGTGCCGATGGGCCGCCCGGAGGCCAGGGCCGGCGGGCAGGGCCTGCCGTACCGCGCCAACCGGGGCATCGCGCCGCTGACGGACGCGGAGCGGGCCGAGGTGCGCCGGTCGCTGGGGCTCGGCGGGGCGGAGCGGCTGCTGATGTTCCCGACGCTGCCGTGGCAGGAGACCATGCAGACGCGGGCCGGTCCCCGGACGCGCGAGCTGGCGGTCCGCGTGCCGCGGCTGATCGGGCACTACCTGCGGCAGCTCCCGGACGACACCCACTTCGTCGTCGCCGGGCCGTACCTGGACGGGCTGGGGCTGCCGCCCGAGCGCGTCCACGTGGAGTCCTCGTACACCGCTCAGCGCTACCACGCCCTGGTCGGCGCCTCGGACGCCGTGATGTCGGCCTTCGTGCCGTCCTACGCGCTCGAACGGGCCGTCCTCGCCGACGTGCCCGGGCTGTTCGCCGTCAACACCCACGACATGGCGGAGGCGGCGGGCGACGGCGGGCGGGCCGGGGCGCCGGACGGGCTCTCGCCCGCGGTCCGGGCGTGGCTCGCGGACTTCCCCGGCGCCGTCCCCGCGTTCCACATGTGGCCCCTGAGCTGGAACAAGGTCATGGGTCCGCTGCTGGTGGACAACCCGTTCGCCGACACCGCCGTACGCGCCGAGCTGTTCGACGAGCGGGCCGTCGTCGAGGGCCTGACGGGCATCCTCCACGACCCGCTGGTCCGCGGCCGCCTGGCGGAGGCGCGCGCGGCCTACCGGGACGGGATCGACCGGCTCCCGGAGACCGCCGAGGTCTTCGCCACCGCGGCGCAGCGCGTGGGCCTGACGCTCTGA
- a CDS encoding NDP-hexose 2,3-dehydratase family protein, with protein MFRQTSEFHDWFAEQRAAQNHRVTPAPLRGLDGWSFEPGTGDIRHRSGRFFSIEGIAAETDNREVAVWSQPIIVQPESGILGILVKEFAGVPHFLLQVKMEPGNINILQLSPTVQATRSNFTRVHQGNAVPYLEHFLAPRTGRVIFDALQSEQGSWFLGKRNRNMIIEADGDVPVRDGFCWLTLDQIGELLNVENLVNMDTRTVLSGLPDGWAVQGRTTGAEGRALHGTAALLSWFTEAKASHRLDRRRIPLSEVGGWAESDGAVVHESGRFFKVIGVDVEAQGREVARWSQPMIAPVGRGVIAFLTRRIEGTVHLLVKARTEAGSFDVLEMGPTVQCAPANYEGLPAGSRPRFLDEVLSAAPGRVLLDVVHSEEGGRFYHAENRYLAVEAPDDFPLDAGPDHIWMTPHQLGAMVRHSHHVNVEARNLLACLRFLR; from the coding sequence GTGTTCCGGCAGACAAGCGAATTCCACGACTGGTTCGCCGAACAGCGCGCGGCGCAGAACCACCGGGTGACGCCCGCCCCGCTGCGCGGGCTCGACGGCTGGTCGTTCGAGCCGGGGACCGGCGATATCCGGCACCGCAGCGGGCGGTTCTTCAGCATCGAGGGCATCGCGGCGGAGACCGACAACCGCGAGGTCGCCGTCTGGTCGCAGCCGATCATCGTGCAGCCGGAGTCCGGGATCCTGGGCATCCTGGTGAAGGAGTTCGCCGGCGTCCCGCACTTCCTGCTCCAGGTGAAGATGGAGCCGGGGAACATCAACATCCTGCAGCTCTCCCCGACCGTGCAGGCGACGCGGAGCAACTTCACCCGGGTGCACCAGGGGAACGCCGTCCCGTACCTGGAGCACTTCCTGGCGCCGCGCACCGGGCGGGTGATCTTCGACGCGCTGCAGTCGGAGCAGGGGTCGTGGTTCCTGGGCAAGCGCAACCGCAACATGATCATCGAGGCGGACGGGGACGTCCCCGTCCGCGACGGCTTCTGCTGGCTCACGCTCGACCAGATCGGCGAGCTGCTGAACGTCGAGAACCTCGTCAACATGGACACCCGCACCGTGCTGTCGGGCCTCCCCGACGGCTGGGCGGTCCAGGGCCGCACCACCGGCGCCGAGGGCCGGGCCCTGCACGGGACGGCCGCGCTGCTCAGCTGGTTCACCGAGGCCAAGGCCTCGCACCGGCTCGACCGCCGCCGCATCCCGCTGTCGGAGGTCGGTGGCTGGGCCGAGTCCGACGGGGCCGTGGTGCACGAGAGCGGCCGCTTCTTCAAGGTCATCGGCGTGGACGTCGAGGCCCAGGGCCGCGAGGTCGCCCGCTGGTCGCAGCCCATGATCGCGCCGGTCGGCCGGGGCGTGATCGCCTTCCTCACCCGGCGGATCGAGGGCACGGTCCACCTGCTGGTGAAGGCGCGCACCGAGGCGGGCAGCTTCGACGTCCTCGAAATGGGCCCCACCGTGCAGTGCGCGCCCGCCAACTACGAGGGCCTGCCCGCCGGGAGCCGTCCGCGGTTCCTGGACGAGGTGCTCTCGGCCGCCCCCGGGCGGGTCCTGCTGGACGTCGTCCACTCCGAGGAGGGCGGCCGCTTCTACCACGCGGAGAACCGCTACCTCGCGGTCGAGGCGCCCGACGACTTCCCGCTCGACGCCGGCCCGGACCACATATGGATGACGCCCCATCAGCTCGGGGCGATGGTCCGGCACTCCCACCACGTGAACGTCGAGGCCCGCAACCTCCTGGCCTGCCTGCGGTTCCTGCGGTGA
- a CDS encoding Gfo/Idh/MocA family protein has product MNAAERDPAAGTVRLGLLGCADIALRRVLPAVARTGGIALTAVAARDAARAAQVAQQYGAVAAAGYAELLERDDVDAVYVPLPSALHAEWTERALLAGKHVLAEKPLTLDAGETARLVDLARSRGLVLMENFMFVHHPQHRRVRQLLDEGAIGELRTLHAAFAIPPRPDDDIRYRADLGGGALFDVGVYPLRAAQLLLGPGLEVTGADLRTDAERGVDVAGSVLLRRHDGVTAHLTFGMEHHYTSRYEVLGSTGRLRLDHAFTPPAGHRPVVVVERQGGVEELELEPFDQVTAAVRALVTSIGSGAGTTTGEATVRHAELVADVHRAGHARRGRAGTARRLAEYAVGGEEK; this is encoded by the coding sequence GTGAACGCCGCGGAGCGGGACCCCGCGGCCGGGACCGTGCGCCTCGGCCTTCTGGGCTGCGCCGACATCGCCCTGCGCCGGGTGCTGCCCGCCGTGGCCCGGACCGGGGGCATCGCGCTCACGGCCGTGGCCGCCCGCGACGCCGCCCGGGCCGCGCAGGTCGCGCAGCAGTACGGGGCCGTGGCCGCCGCCGGCTACGCGGAGCTGCTGGAGCGGGACGACGTCGACGCCGTCTACGTGCCGCTGCCCTCGGCGCTGCACGCCGAGTGGACCGAGCGCGCGCTGCTCGCCGGGAAGCACGTCCTGGCCGAGAAGCCGCTGACCCTGGACGCCGGGGAGACGGCGCGGCTCGTGGACCTGGCCCGCTCCCGCGGGCTGGTGCTGATGGAGAACTTCATGTTCGTCCACCACCCGCAGCACCGGCGCGTGCGGCAGCTGCTGGACGAGGGCGCGATCGGCGAGCTCCGCACCCTCCACGCCGCGTTCGCCATCCCGCCGCGGCCCGACGACGACATCCGCTACCGGGCCGACCTCGGCGGCGGCGCGCTCTTCGACGTCGGCGTCTACCCGCTGCGGGCCGCCCAGCTGCTGCTCGGGCCCGGCCTGGAGGTGACCGGCGCGGACCTGCGCACCGATGCGGAGCGGGGTGTGGACGTCGCGGGCAGCGTGCTGCTGCGGCGCCACGACGGGGTGACCGCCCACCTCACGTTCGGCATGGAACACCACTACACGTCACGTTACGAAGTGCTCGGCAGCACGGGCCGGCTCCGCCTCGACCACGCCTTCACGCCCCCGGCCGGCCACCGCCCGGTGGTCGTCGTCGAGCGGCAGGGCGGTGTCGAGGAGCTGGAGCTGGAGCCGTTCGACCAGGTCACGGCCGCCGTCCGAGCGTTGGTGACGAGCATCGGATCCGGCGCCGGTACGACGACCGGCGAGGCGACCGTCCGCCACGCGGAGCTGGTCGCCGACGTCCACCGGGCAGGGCACGCGCGCAGAGGCCGGGCCGGCACTGCCCGACGACTCGCTGAGTACGCCGTAGGAGGCGAAGAGAAATGA
- the rfbH gene encoding lipopolysaccharide biosynthesis protein RfbH, translated as MNEAKARILEQVRAYHGTDEKEFVPGETGVWPAGAVFDADDRVALVEAALDMRIAAGVSSRRFERQFAKYFKLRKAHLTNSGSSANLLALSAFTSPQLEDRRLQPGDEVITVAAGFPTTVNPIIQNGLVPVFIDVELGTYNTTPERIAEAIGPRTKAIMIAHSLGNPFAVEEVAKLAEEHDLFLIEDNCDAVGSLYRGKPTGTFGDIATTSFYPAHHLAMGEGGCVLTDNLALARIVESMRDWGRDCWCEPGEDNRCFKRFDYQMGDLPHGYDHKYIFSHVGYNLKATDLQAALGLSQLSKIDAFGEARRANWKRLREGLDGVPGLLLPEATPDSDPSWFGFAITVRPEARYTRKDLVAFLEGRKIGTRRFFAGNLTRHPAYLDRPRRISGSLANSDLVAEHTFWIGVYPGLTPEMIDYSAESIRDFAAKNS; from the coding sequence ATGAACGAAGCCAAGGCCCGCATTCTGGAGCAGGTCCGTGCCTACCACGGCACGGACGAGAAGGAGTTCGTCCCCGGGGAGACCGGCGTGTGGCCGGCCGGTGCCGTCTTCGACGCCGACGACCGGGTGGCGCTGGTCGAGGCGGCGCTGGACATGCGCATCGCCGCCGGCGTGAGCTCCCGCCGCTTCGAGCGCCAGTTCGCCAAGTACTTCAAGCTGCGCAAGGCCCACCTGACCAACTCGGGCTCCTCGGCCAACCTGCTCGCGCTGTCCGCCTTCACCTCCCCGCAGCTGGAGGACCGGCGGCTGCAGCCCGGCGACGAGGTGATCACCGTGGCGGCGGGCTTCCCGACCACCGTCAACCCGATCATCCAGAACGGCCTGGTGCCCGTCTTCATCGACGTCGAGCTCGGCACGTACAACACGACGCCGGAGCGCATCGCCGAGGCCATCGGCCCGCGCACCAAGGCGATCATGATCGCGCACTCGCTGGGCAATCCCTTCGCCGTCGAGGAGGTCGCGAAGCTCGCCGAGGAGCACGACCTCTTCCTCATCGAGGACAACTGCGACGCCGTCGGCTCGCTCTACCGCGGCAAGCCCACCGGCACCTTCGGCGACATCGCCACCACCAGCTTCTACCCGGCGCACCACCTCGCGATGGGCGAGGGCGGCTGCGTGCTGACCGACAACCTCGCGCTCGCGCGCATCGTCGAGTCCATGCGCGACTGGGGCCGGGACTGCTGGTGCGAGCCGGGCGAGGACAACCGCTGCTTCAAGCGGTTCGACTACCAGATGGGCGACCTGCCGCACGGCTACGACCACAAGTACATCTTCTCGCACGTGGGTTACAACCTGAAGGCGACCGACCTCCAGGCCGCCCTCGGCCTCAGCCAGCTCTCCAAGATCGATGCGTTCGGCGAGGCCCGGCGCGCCAACTGGAAGCGGCTGCGCGAGGGCCTGGACGGGGTGCCGGGGCTGCTCCTGCCGGAGGCCACGCCCGACAGCGACCCCAGCTGGTTCGGCTTCGCCATCACCGTGCGGCCCGAGGCCCGCTACACCCGCAAGGACCTGGTGGCGTTCCTGGAGGGCCGGAAGATCGGCACCCGCCGCTTCTTCGCCGGCAACCTCACCCGCCACCCGGCCTACCTCGACCGCCCGCGCCGGATCAGCGGCTCGCTCGCCAACAGCGACCTCGTCGCCGAGCACACGTTCTGGATCGGCGTCTACCCCGGCCTCACCCCCGAGATGATCGACTACTCGGCCGAGTCCATCCGGGACTTCGCCGCGAAGAACTCCTGA
- a CDS encoding hydrolase, translated as MTRDAAAPTLLQAAAAAAPLAAAHAADAEADRRLSPPVVEAIVAAGFSSHFAPAALGGAAGTFAELLDASAALGEGCASAAWFASVIASAGRLTAYLPQEGREGVWAKGPQTVVVAGLMPSGTAERAPGGGWRVTGSWNYVSAVDFSDWTLVAARTGEEGTGVRVLAVPRTDYAISETWQVIGMRGTGSNTVVLDEVLVPDAFTVPLDVLLAGLAPEAEAACHRVPMKAANGVTLAGPLLGATRGALRRWRELVAAKLAAPAGAISGGSDHGTFEQLLARAEGEIDAAGLLLERVARTTDSGAVDALGTARNGRDCALAAEMLATVSDRLLRSAGTRAQAEGEELQRRWRDVNCGAGHSGLQFPTAAGAYARLLNASA; from the coding sequence ATGACCAGGGACGCAGCCGCACCCACCCTGCTGCAGGCCGCCGCCGCGGCCGCCCCGCTCGCCGCCGCGCACGCCGCGGACGCGGAGGCGGACCGCCGTCTCTCCCCGCCCGTCGTGGAGGCGATCGTGGCCGCCGGGTTCTCCAGCCACTTCGCCCCGGCGGCGCTCGGCGGTGCGGCCGGCACCTTCGCGGAGCTCCTCGACGCCTCCGCGGCGCTCGGCGAGGGCTGCGCCTCGGCGGCCTGGTTCGCCTCCGTGATCGCCAGCGCCGGGCGGCTCACCGCCTACCTGCCGCAGGAGGGCCGCGAGGGCGTCTGGGCCAAGGGGCCGCAGACCGTCGTCGTCGCCGGGCTCATGCCCTCGGGGACCGCCGAGCGGGCCCCCGGCGGCGGCTGGCGCGTCACCGGCTCGTGGAACTACGTCAGCGCCGTCGACTTCTCCGACTGGACGCTCGTCGCCGCCCGCACCGGCGAGGAGGGCACCGGCGTGCGCGTCCTCGCCGTGCCCCGCACCGACTACGCGATCAGCGAGACGTGGCAGGTCATCGGCATGCGCGGCACCGGCAGCAACACCGTCGTGCTCGACGAGGTGCTGGTGCCCGACGCGTTCACCGTCCCCCTCGACGTGCTGCTCGCCGGCCTCGCCCCCGAGGCGGAGGCGGCCTGCCACCGGGTGCCGATGAAGGCCGCCAACGGCGTCACCCTCGCCGGGCCCCTGCTCGGCGCTACCCGGGGTGCGCTGCGCCGCTGGCGCGAGCTCGTCGCCGCCAAGCTGGCGGCCCCCGCGGGCGCCATCTCCGGCGGCTCCGACCACGGCACCTTCGAGCAGCTCCTGGCCCGCGCGGAGGGCGAGATCGACGCGGCCGGGCTGCTGCTGGAGCGCGTCGCCCGCACCACCGACTCCGGTGCCGTCGACGCGCTCGGCACCGCCCGCAACGGGCGGGACTGCGCGCTCGCCGCGGAGATGCTCGCGACGGTCTCCGACCGGCTGCTGCGCTCGGCCGGCACCCGCGCGCAGGCCGAGGGCGAGGAGCTCCAGCGGCGCTGGCGGGACGTCAACTGCGGTGCGGGCCACAGCGGTCTGCAGTTCCCGACGGCGGCGGGTGCGTACGCGCGGCTGCTGAACGCCTCCGCCTGA
- a CDS encoding AfsR/SARP family transcriptional regulator: protein MRFNLIGPFEIVTGDGRPPHLPSTPKVCQTLALLLTRPNEIVTSESLIQELWGESPPRSALTTLQTYIYHARKMFIAERLVPAERALLITQPPGYLIRVEDHEVDIKIFERLVLQGKTALENGRPEAAVQRLEQALALWRGPALSNIPAGDVLTGRIVHLNELRIRALELRIEAELQLGRQRESIPLLRALVNDYPLNEWFHGQLISALNHSGRRAEALQAYQSLRRILNDELGLEPSPELQRLQLDVLNPSDKVPAQQRRLVTAGI, encoded by the coding sequence GTGCGATTCAACCTCATCGGCCCGTTCGAGATCGTCACCGGAGACGGACGGCCACCACACCTGCCCAGCACGCCGAAGGTCTGCCAGACGCTGGCCCTGCTCCTGACCCGGCCCAACGAGATCGTCACCTCGGAATCGCTGATCCAGGAGCTCTGGGGCGAATCCCCGCCGCGCAGCGCCCTGACCACGTTGCAGACGTACATCTACCACGCGCGCAAGATGTTCATAGCCGAGCGGCTGGTGCCCGCCGAGCGGGCCCTGCTGATCACCCAGCCGCCCGGCTACCTCATCCGCGTGGAGGACCACGAGGTCGACATCAAGATCTTCGAACGCCTCGTGCTGCAGGGGAAGACGGCGCTGGAGAACGGCAGGCCCGAGGCCGCGGTCCAGCGCCTGGAGCAGGCGCTGGCCCTCTGGCGGGGTCCCGCGCTCTCCAACATCCCCGCGGGCGACGTCCTCACCGGCCGCATCGTGCACCTCAACGAGCTGCGCATCCGGGCCCTGGAGCTGCGCATCGAGGCGGAGCTCCAGCTCGGCCGGCAGCGCGAGTCCATCCCGCTGCTGCGCGCGCTGGTCAACGACTACCCGCTCAACGAGTGGTTCCACGGCCAGCTGATCTCCGCCCTCAACCACTCCGGGCGGCGCGCCGAGGCCCTGCAGGCGTACCAGAGCCTGCGCCGGATCCTCAATGACGAGCTGGGCCTCGAGCCCTCCCCCGAGCTGCAGCGGCTGCAGCTGGACGTGCTCAACCCGTCGGACAAGGTGCCCGCGCAGCAGCGCCGCCTGGTGACCGCGGGCATCTGA
- a CDS encoding MBL fold metallo-hydrolase — protein MNTRNTRNTRNTHDTPRLQEVAENVHAYVQPDGGWCLNNAGLIVAGNRSALVDTAATEARARALKDAVTPLTARPPQFVVNTHSHGDHTFGNYLFADDAVVVSHERTRTEMADVGLHLTGLWPEVCWGDVSVELPTLTFRDRLTLHIGDVTAELLHLGVAHTTNDTVVWLPEQRVLFTGDLVMSGATPFCLMGSISGSLAVTEQLRALGPVTVVAGHGPVGGPELLDVTEGYLRRVQEIAKAGLAAGIGPLEAAREADLGEYAELLDSERLVPNLHRAYAEEKGAPPGRPLDVGLLFSEMVEYHGGLPVCHA, from the coding sequence GTGAACACCAGGAACACCAGGAACACCAGGAACACCCACGACACCCCCCGCCTCCAAGAGGTCGCTGAGAACGTCCACGCCTACGTCCAGCCCGACGGCGGCTGGTGCCTGAACAACGCCGGCCTCATCGTCGCGGGCAACCGCTCCGCCCTGGTCGACACGGCCGCCACGGAGGCGCGGGCGCGCGCCCTCAAGGACGCCGTCACGCCGCTCACGGCGCGGCCCCCGCAGTTCGTCGTCAACACCCACTCCCACGGCGACCACACCTTCGGCAACTACCTGTTCGCCGACGACGCGGTGGTCGTCTCCCACGAGCGCACCCGCACCGAGATGGCGGACGTCGGCCTGCACCTGACGGGGCTGTGGCCCGAGGTGTGCTGGGGCGACGTCTCCGTCGAGCTGCCCACCCTCACCTTCCGCGACCGGCTGACCCTGCACATCGGGGACGTCACGGCCGAGCTGCTGCACCTCGGCGTCGCGCACACCACCAACGACACGGTCGTCTGGCTGCCCGAGCAGCGGGTCCTGTTCACCGGCGACCTGGTGATGTCGGGGGCCACGCCGTTCTGCCTGATGGGCTCGATCTCCGGCTCCCTGGCCGTGACCGAGCAGCTGCGCGCGCTCGGTCCGGTGACGGTCGTGGCGGGCCACGGCCCCGTGGGCGGACCGGAGTTGCTGGACGTCACGGAGGGGTACCTGCGGCGCGTGCAGGAGATCGCGAAGGCGGGCCTCGCCGCGGGGATCGGCCCGCTGGAGGCCGCGCGCGAGGCGGATCTCGGGGAGTACGCCGAACTGCTCGACTCCGAGCGCCTGGTGCCCAATCTGCACCGCGCCTACGCGGAGGAGAAGGGGGCGCCTCCCGGCCGTCCGCTGGACGTGGGCCTGCTCTTCTCCGAGATGGTCGAGTACCACGGCGGGCTTCCCGTGTGCCACGCATGA
- a CDS encoding 4'-phosphopantetheinyl transferase family protein has translation MATSGRRGLAGSAPVRVTAPDGPWTATDTAMEERGFALVYGLMADWGDHGLPDDELGRLLGQEAERHAGIRQDRTRRRFAASRLLLKYAAAAVLDADPAELELARNPNGRPYLRGCGQLEVSLSHTGDILAVGLSHVGPIGVDVESSARTVHGTGLAEESFTAYERAALGWLPEQDRNASMIRLWTLKEAYSKALGLGLRLPFTSFGFTIPAASGATSRLLRSDGSPADDGDWHLESHTLDAGYTVSAAVAPAVFGTTRRPTAGTVLDAGLAAAVLSAQQTNSLSGA, from the coding sequence ATGGCCACATCCGGTCGCCGGGGGCTGGCCGGTTCGGCGCCGGTCCGGGTGACGGCCCCGGACGGCCCGTGGACCGCCACGGACACCGCCATGGAGGAGCGGGGCTTCGCGCTCGTCTACGGGCTGATGGCCGACTGGGGCGACCACGGCCTGCCGGACGACGAACTCGGCAGGCTGCTCGGGCAGGAGGCGGAGCGCCACGCCGGGATCCGCCAGGACCGGACGCGGCGGCGCTTCGCCGCCTCCCGGCTCCTGCTGAAGTACGCGGCGGCCGCCGTCCTGGACGCCGACCCGGCCGAACTGGAACTGGCCCGCAACCCCAACGGCAGGCCCTACCTGCGCGGTTGCGGCCAGCTGGAGGTGAGCCTGAGCCACACTGGGGACATCCTCGCGGTGGGCCTCAGCCACGTCGGCCCGATCGGGGTCGACGTGGAGTCCTCGGCACGCACCGTCCACGGCACGGGCCTGGCCGAGGAGTCCTTCACCGCCTACGAGCGGGCCGCGCTGGGCTGGCTGCCGGAGCAGGACCGCAACGCGTCCATGATCCGGCTGTGGACCCTCAAGGAGGCGTACAGCAAGGCCCTGGGCCTGGGCCTGCGACTGCCCTTCACCTCCTTCGGCTTCACGATCCCGGCCGCGTCGGGCGCCACGTCCCGCCTGCTGCGCTCGGACGGCTCGCCGGCCGACGACGGCGACTGGCACCTGGAGTCCCACACGCTGGACGCGGGCTACACGGTCAGCGCGGCGGTGGCCCCGGCGGTCTTCGGCACGACGAGAAGACCGACGGCGGGAACGGTCCTGGACGCGGGTTTGGCGGCGGCGGTGCTGTCAGCTCAGCAAACCAATAGCCTGTCCGGCGCTTGA